A window of the Desulforapulum autotrophicum HRM2 genome harbors these coding sequences:
- a CDS encoding ABC transporter permease, whose product MTAVRTQALPGPDFNKGLGLDVIFPSPGQIMRQRMTTHKGFIIGGLMILTVFAAALFAPYISHHDPYEQNLSQRMIPPVWAERGTWDHPLGTDSMGREYLCRLVYGARISILIGLACMSIAAVIGISLGLAAGYFGGTIDMIVSFIITVRLALPAVLVAVAVVALIGGSMTVVIMVLGCLIWDRFAVVMRATTQQIRSMDYVQAARAAGCSVPWLLIREIMPNLLNSIVIVATLEIGRAILLEAALSFLGMGVQPPTPSWGLMISEGKDMMLFSPYLVTIPGVALFFMVLGMNLFGDGLRDVTSPEGRS is encoded by the coding sequence ATGACAGCAGTACGCACCCAAGCCCTTCCCGGGCCAGACTTCAACAAGGGGCTCGGCCTGGATGTGATCTTTCCCTCCCCGGGCCAGATCATGCGGCAGAGAATGACCACGCACAAGGGTTTTATCATCGGCGGCCTCATGATCCTCACGGTATTTGCAGCAGCCCTGTTTGCCCCCTATATTTCACACCATGACCCCTATGAGCAGAACCTGTCCCAGCGAATGATCCCCCCGGTCTGGGCAGAACGGGGCACCTGGGACCATCCCCTGGGCACGGATTCCATGGGCCGGGAATACCTTTGCCGCCTGGTCTACGGGGCCAGAATCTCCATTCTCATCGGTCTCGCCTGCATGTCAATTGCCGCTGTCATCGGGATTTCCCTGGGGCTTGCCGCAGGCTACTTTGGGGGGACAATTGACATGATCGTCAGTTTTATCATCACGGTCCGCCTGGCCCTTCCGGCGGTGCTGGTGGCAGTGGCCGTGGTGGCCCTGATCGGGGGGTCCATGACCGTGGTCATCATGGTCCTGGGCTGCCTGATCTGGGACCGGTTTGCCGTTGTCATGCGGGCCACCACCCAGCAGATCCGGTCCATGGACTATGTCCAGGCAGCCAGGGCTGCCGGGTGCTCGGTACCCTGGCTTCTGATCCGGGAAATCATGCCCAATCTGCTCAACTCAATTGTTATTGTGGCCACACTTGAAATCGGCCGTGCCATCCTGCTGGAAGCGGCCCTGTCTTTCCTGGGCATGGGCGTCCAACCCCCCACCCCCTCTTGGGGACTTATGATATCAGAAGGCAAAGACATGATGCTGTTCAGCCCCTATCTGGTGACCATCCCGGGTGTGGCCCTGTTTTTCATGGTGTTGGGCATGAACCTCTTTGGCGATGGATTAAGGGATGTCACATCCCCGGAGGGACGCTCATGA
- a CDS encoding ABC transporter permease: MLIYTLKRLGLALLVTVTVSLISFMLLRVSGDPAISLAGEGASNEEIEFVRAEYGFDRPIIIQYFEWAGRAIQGDFGKSPYLNQPVSHMLKERMGVTLILGLCSLTFALVLSVPLGILAATRPNTWIDRIALTISVMGQAMPSFWFGLILIIFFGVKLRWLPISGSDTWQHFVLPTIALGYYATPAIMRLVRSGMLEVLASDHIRTARAKGLKWPKILFKHALRNAIIPVVALAAVQLGFMLGGSIVIESIFALNGLGNLAWVSIARSDLPVVQAIVLFLSTTYIFLTFLGDLLNAFLDPRIRSN, encoded by the coding sequence ATGCTCATTTACACATTAAAACGCCTGGGCCTTGCCCTGCTGGTGACCGTCACCGTTTCCCTGATCAGCTTCATGCTGCTGCGGGTGTCAGGAGATCCGGCCATCTCCCTGGCAGGGGAAGGGGCCAGCAATGAAGAAATTGAGTTTGTCCGGGCCGAATACGGATTTGACCGACCCATTATCATCCAGTACTTTGAGTGGGCCGGCCGGGCGATCCAGGGGGATTTCGGCAAATCCCCCTACCTGAACCAGCCCGTATCCCATATGCTCAAGGAGCGCATGGGCGTCACCCTGATCCTGGGCCTGTGCTCCCTGACCTTTGCCCTGGTGTTGTCAGTCCCTTTGGGCATACTGGCAGCCACCCGACCCAACACCTGGATCGACCGCATTGCCCTGACCATATCGGTCATGGGCCAGGCCATGCCTTCGTTCTGGTTCGGCCTGATCCTGATCATCTTTTTCGGGGTAAAGCTGCGATGGCTCCCCATTTCCGGTTCCGACACCTGGCAACACTTTGTCCTGCCCACCATTGCCCTGGGGTACTATGCAACCCCTGCCATCATGCGCCTGGTCCGGTCCGGCATGCTGGAGGTCCTGGCCTCTGACCATATCCGGACCGCCCGGGCCAAGGGGCTGAAATGGCCCAAAATTTTATTCAAGCACGCCCTGAGGAACGCCATCATACCCGTGGTGGCCCTGGCAGCGGTTCAGCTGGGGTTCATGCTTGGCGGCTCCATTGTCATTGAGTCGATCTTTGCCCTCAACGGCCTGGGCAACCTGGCATGGGTATCCATTGCCCGGTCTGACCTGCCCGTGGTCCAGGCCATTGTTCTTTTTCTTTCCACCACCTATATTTTTCTTACCTTTCTGGGGGATCTGCTCAACGCATTTTTAGATCCCAGAATCAGGAGCAATTAA
- a CDS encoding ABC transporter substrate-binding protein, with amino-acid sequence MKKIVGKCLAVTLLTLALGIGSMTDAQAGKKDDTLNIAFSKELENLDRYFNTAREGVIIARHAYDNLLYRDPVTYEYKGLVAETFKWNTPTELDIKVRKGIRFHNGQELTAEDVAYTLNFAANPDNKVKTQRYSSWIDHVEKTGPYEVKIILKQPFPAAFEFLSGANPIYPKAYYEKVGPNGFGMAPIGSGPYKIIEVVPGKKIVMVKNEDYFKDSPKGQPTIGKIVWRTLPEINTQMGELMTGALDWIYLVPPDQAEMLKSNPDLVVTPAETMRIGFLQFDAADRSGKEHNMDNPFAKLEVRQAINHAINREAIAKNLIGGQSRAIYSACFPSQFGCEQDLKTYEYNPGKAKELLAKAGFPDGFETVLYGYRDRPFAEAMVGDLAAVGIKAKLMMMKYSALREKARAGKIQMQFLTWGSYSINDISAITSHYFEFEADDTSRDSVVRDLLVEGDTSIDEARRKAVYAEALKRIADQAYWCPMFTYVSNNCYSKDLDFTPYPDAVPRFFQSKWK; translated from the coding sequence ATGAAAAAAATTGTTGGTAAATGCCTTGCCGTCACATTGCTGACCCTGGCCCTGGGCATTGGATCCATGACCGATGCCCAGGCTGGGAAAAAAGATGACACCCTGAACATTGCCTTTAGCAAGGAGCTTGAAAACCTTGACCGTTATTTCAACACGGCCCGGGAAGGCGTTATTATCGCCCGCCACGCCTATGACAATCTTTTATACCGGGATCCTGTCACCTACGAGTACAAGGGACTGGTTGCTGAAACATTTAAGTGGAATACACCCACGGAGCTTGACATCAAGGTCCGCAAGGGAATACGTTTCCACAACGGCCAGGAACTGACTGCCGAAGACGTGGCATACACCCTGAACTTTGCCGCCAACCCGGACAACAAGGTCAAAACCCAGCGCTACTCCTCCTGGATTGACCATGTGGAGAAAACCGGCCCATACGAGGTGAAAATCATTCTCAAACAGCCCTTTCCTGCGGCATTTGAGTTCCTGTCCGGCGCCAACCCCATCTATCCCAAGGCCTATTATGAAAAGGTCGGCCCCAACGGATTTGGCATGGCCCCCATTGGCAGCGGCCCCTACAAGATCATTGAGGTGGTGCCGGGCAAAAAGATCGTGATGGTCAAAAATGAAGATTATTTCAAGGACAGTCCCAAGGGACAGCCCACCATCGGCAAAATCGTATGGCGGACCCTGCCCGAGATCAACACCCAGATGGGTGAACTCATGACCGGGGCCCTTGACTGGATTTACCTGGTGCCCCCGGACCAGGCCGAGATGCTCAAATCCAATCCAGACCTGGTGGTGACCCCGGCAGAAACCATGCGCATCGGTTTTCTCCAGTTTGACGCAGCTGACCGGTCCGGCAAGGAACACAACATGGACAACCCCTTTGCCAAACTGGAAGTCCGCCAGGCCATCAACCATGCCATCAATCGGGAAGCCATTGCCAAAAACCTTATAGGCGGTCAGTCCCGGGCCATTTATTCTGCCTGCTTTCCCTCCCAGTTCGGATGTGAACAGGACCTGAAAACCTACGAGTACAACCCTGGCAAGGCCAAGGAACTCCTGGCCAAGGCCGGTTTTCCCGACGGATTTGAAACTGTTCTCTACGGATACCGGGACCGTCCCTTTGCCGAAGCCATGGTGGGCGACCTTGCCGCCGTGGGCATCAAGGCCAAACTCATGATGATGAAGTACTCCGCCCTGAGGGAAAAAGCCCGGGCCGGCAAAATTCAGATGCAGTTCCTCACCTGGGGTTCCTATTCCATCAACGACATCTCCGCCATCACCTCCCATTATTTTGAATTTGAGGCCGATGACACGTCCCGGGATTCTGTGGTGCGGGATCTGCTCGTTGAAGGGGATACCTCCATTGACGAGGCCCGCCGAAAAGCGGTCTACGCCGAAGCCCTGAAACGCATCGCAGACCAGGCCTACTGGTGCCCCATGTTCACCTATGTGTCCAACAACTGCTATTCAAAGGACCTTGATTTCACCCCCTATCCCGATGCCGTACCCAGGTTCTTCCAGTCCAAATGGAAATAA
- a CDS encoding M20 metallopeptidase family protein, producing the protein MKKPTGQTPDETEVFRQWVADIRTDFHRHPELSGQEIRTTQKIRKILTDLGIQATIFDDITGAVGLIRGKAPGPCLAIRADIDALPLDEVGGRPHGSTIPGAMHACGHDANTAIVLGLARKLKDTGLDQQINGSVKLIFQPSEEKLGGALNMINQGVLDNPKVNRIIAGHMDPNFPVGQVAVFSRLGHAASLSFTLKVQGKGAHGARPHMGINPITVGAAFVSGLDGLIQRQVPPSQSAVISVGSFNSGQAGNVIPEIAMLAGSIRTHNLEIENKLKQALTDLAAGVGTVFNAHCNLVFKEGAPLGLNDPDVCNDLKVAAWQVVGKENVHVLPFIMGSEDFYYFTQKCPGAMMRFGCACENDGIIHPLHSPKFDLHKDALAVGVDTMLAAVKAYFKLE; encoded by the coding sequence ATGAAAAAACCAACGGGCCAGACCCCGGATGAAACAGAGGTATTCAGACAGTGGGTGGCAGATATCAGAACCGATTTTCACCGCCACCCGGAATTGTCCGGTCAGGAAATCCGGACCACCCAAAAGATACGAAAAATTCTCACGGATCTGGGCATCCAGGCGACGATTTTTGATGATATAACCGGTGCCGTGGGCCTGATCCGTGGAAAAGCACCCGGGCCATGCCTGGCCATCCGGGCCGACATCGATGCCCTGCCCCTGGACGAGGTGGGCGGAAGACCCCATGGGTCAACAATCCCCGGTGCCATGCATGCCTGTGGCCACGATGCCAACACGGCCATTGTTCTTGGCCTTGCCCGAAAATTAAAGGACACCGGCCTGGACCAGCAGATCAACGGCAGTGTCAAGCTGATTTTCCAGCCCTCGGAAGAAAAACTGGGGGGTGCTTTGAACATGATCAACCAGGGGGTCCTGGACAATCCAAAAGTGAACCGGATCATTGCCGGCCATATGGACCCCAATTTTCCCGTAGGCCAGGTCGCCGTGTTCAGCCGCCTGGGACACGCTGCTTCCCTTTCCTTCACATTGAAGGTTCAGGGAAAGGGAGCCCACGGTGCCCGGCCCCACATGGGCATCAACCCTATTACCGTGGGAGCCGCCTTTGTGTCGGGCCTTGATGGCCTGATCCAGCGCCAGGTTCCCCCATCCCAGTCTGCCGTGATCAGCGTGGGCAGCTTTAATTCCGGCCAGGCAGGAAACGTGATCCCTGAAATTGCAATGCTTGCGGGAAGTATACGCACCCATAACCTGGAAATTGAGAACAAACTCAAACAGGCATTAACAGACCTGGCAGCAGGCGTTGGGACTGTATTCAATGCACATTGTAACCTGGTTTTCAAGGAAGGCGCTCCCCTGGGCCTCAATGATCCTGACGTCTGCAATGATCTTAAAGTGGCAGCCTGGCAGGTGGTGGGCAAAGAAAACGTCCATGTACTTCCCTTTATCATGGGAAGTGAAGATTTTTATTATTTCACCCAGAAATGCCCCGGCGCCATGATGCGGTTCGGGTGTGCCTGTGAAAACGACGGGATTATCCACCCCCTCCATTCCCCGAAATTTGATCTCCACAAGGATGCACTGGCCGTGGGGGTAGATACCATGCTCGCCGCAGTCAAGGCGTACTTTAAACTCGAATAA
- a CDS encoding IclR family transcriptional regulator — MEQPVKTVRPQGGAQSVRRTLSILRSISTYNDDGARLSKIARHVDLPPPTVHRILSVLIEEDFVSFDPVSKLYHMGAELYAMGEDSRLCSIRDRYQTAVRRITEQTGDATYLVIRSGYDGVCIDRVLGSARVQVLGYNIGERHPLGMGAAGQALLAFLPEHECAAILEANSPRYLKYYNIHVDEVRTWIQQGQDRKHTYSSCKITQDAVGVGAPIFNKAGCVVAAISTAGICARMTPDRCRKNSEIIIAEIAAIEPPD; from the coding sequence TTGGAACAACCAGTAAAAACCGTCAGACCCCAGGGCGGCGCCCAGAGCGTCCGCCGGACCCTTTCAATTCTGCGCTCAATTTCCACATACAATGACGACGGGGCCAGGCTGTCAAAGATTGCCCGGCATGTGGATCTTCCACCACCCACCGTTCACCGTATCCTGTCTGTGCTCATTGAAGAGGACTTTGTCTCATTTGACCCGGTGAGCAAGCTCTACCATATGGGGGCAGAGCTTTACGCCATGGGAGAGGACTCCCGGCTGTGTTCCATCCGGGACAGGTACCAGACGGCTGTCAGGCGCATCACCGAACAGACCGGGGATGCCACCTACCTTGTGATTCGATCCGGATATGACGGGGTCTGCATTGACCGGGTACTTGGATCTGCCAGGGTTCAGGTCCTGGGATATAACATCGGGGAAAGACACCCCCTTGGAATGGGAGCGGCAGGCCAGGCCCTGCTGGCTTTTCTACCCGAACACGAGTGCGCAGCAATCCTTGAGGCCAATAGCCCCAGGTACTTGAAATATTACAACATCCACGTTGATGAGGTCAGAACATGGATTCAACAGGGCCAGGATAGAAAACACACCTACAGCTCCTGTAAGATCACCCAGGACGCCGTTGGAGTGGGTGCGCCTATTTTCAACAAGGCAGGTTGTGTGGTTGCAGCCATCAGCACCGCAGGAATCTGCGCCAGGATGACACCGGACCGGTGCAGAAAGAATTCAGAAATCATCATCGCTGAAATCGCAGCCATTGAACCCCCTGATTAG
- the mprF gene encoding bifunctional lysylphosphatidylglycerol flippase/synthetase MprF: MIKKVLHRITPFIGLLLFLAAMGIVHHELKPHTIAELINDLQEMPLSVILLGLLLTVVNYLVLTGYDFLALHYLGKTLPRRNVILASLISFSISNNTGQALISGSSMRYRFYSRLGLSGMDIIKFSLFVSLTYALGATTLFGITTVTSIQLIQTPASMVKAVRLLFWIVPAALAAYWSMVVLRKTPFIVRNMEITLPGPGLSLGQTVVAMVDLILSALILYLFVRVHVDLSLHTFLAAYIAAQILGLFSQIPGGLGVFEGTFLYFLGENIPASPVFAALLVFRLVYYFIPLLLSGAGLLAYELNQHRARVHDNAKIALGYLSHIIPHIFSILLVLSGGLLLVSGSTPTDPTALKMLYKTLPLSVVEASHLMGSIAGVLVLLMARAVRLRIDAAYFGVLILLATGVIASLFKGFDWQEALVLGVMLILFLPSHRFFYRKSSLLAMPFSWSWIGLVGIILVGSTWIGLFSYRHVEYTSDLWWQFAYKGDAPRFLRSSLVVAVIVLSLSAYRLLRVRPVPGQLPGKDEIEELTPIVFHARETQSHLALLGDKTILWGQNRESFLMYGRTSKYWIAMGDPVGAVQDQETLVWQFRELADQNGAKIAFYQVSKNNLPLYLDLGLVLIKLGEEGRVPLQEFDLKGGKRSGLRQTNNKFTKLNLNFNILEPDGVKNRMAELQQVSEAWLNTKNTEEKGFSLGFFSEDYLCRTRCGVITRDDEIIAFANLWETSGKEEISIDLMRYTPDSPGGIMEYLFIQLMLWGKTQDYQWFNLGMSPLSGLEKHPLAPLWHKIGNAIFKYGDNFYNFEGLHAYKEKFDPVWQPRYLAAPALKTPSVLLNVTGMIAGGWKGVFVK, from the coding sequence GTGATTAAAAAGGTTCTTCATCGAATAACTCCTTTTATCGGTCTGTTGCTGTTCCTGGCAGCCATGGGTATTGTTCACCATGAACTCAAGCCCCACACCATTGCTGAACTAATCAATGATCTGCAAGAAATGCCGCTGTCTGTGATCCTGCTGGGATTATTGCTCACCGTTGTAAATTACCTTGTCCTGACAGGATATGATTTCCTGGCGCTTCATTATCTGGGCAAGACCCTGCCGCGCCGGAACGTTATCCTGGCCTCCCTGATCTCTTTTTCCATCAGCAACAATACCGGTCAGGCACTGATCAGCGGCTCATCAATGCGATATCGATTTTACAGCCGATTAGGGTTGTCGGGCATGGATATCATAAAATTTTCCCTGTTTGTCAGCCTGACATACGCACTGGGTGCAACAACCCTTTTTGGCATCACCACGGTGACATCCATCCAGCTGATCCAGACCCCGGCATCCATGGTCAAAGCTGTGAGGCTCCTCTTCTGGATTGTTCCGGCAGCCCTTGCGGCTTACTGGTCCATGGTGGTATTACGAAAAACCCCCTTTATCGTCCGGAATATGGAAATCACCCTGCCCGGCCCGGGTCTTTCCCTTGGACAGACCGTCGTTGCCATGGTGGATCTCATCCTGAGCGCCTTGATTCTGTACCTCTTTGTCAGGGTTCACGTTGATCTTTCACTCCACACCTTTCTGGCCGCCTATATCGCTGCGCAGATCCTGGGTTTGTTCAGTCAGATTCCCGGAGGGCTCGGCGTATTTGAAGGGACCTTTCTCTATTTCCTGGGGGAAAACATTCCTGCATCACCTGTATTTGCAGCCTTACTGGTATTCAGACTGGTCTATTATTTTATTCCCCTTCTGCTTTCTGGAGCTGGGCTGCTGGCCTATGAACTAAATCAACATCGGGCCCGGGTCCATGACAATGCCAAAATAGCCCTGGGATACCTTTCCCATATTATACCCCATATCTTCTCAATTCTGCTGGTCCTGTCAGGCGGATTGCTGCTGGTTTCAGGATCAACACCCACTGACCCGACCGCCTTGAAAATGCTGTATAAAACGCTGCCCCTGTCCGTGGTTGAGGCTTCCCATCTCATGGGCAGCATCGCGGGTGTGCTCGTCCTGTTAATGGCCCGGGCCGTGCGACTGCGCATTGATGCGGCCTATTTCGGCGTACTGATCCTGCTGGCCACGGGCGTGATTGCCTCTCTTTTCAAGGGGTTTGACTGGCAGGAAGCTTTGGTTCTGGGTGTCATGCTGATTTTGTTTCTGCCGTCCCATCGATTTTTCTATCGTAAATCCTCGTTGCTGGCCATGCCGTTTTCCTGGTCATGGATTGGTTTAGTGGGAATTATTCTCGTGGGTTCTACCTGGATAGGATTGTTTTCCTACCGCCATGTGGAATACACCAGTGATCTGTGGTGGCAGTTTGCCTATAAGGGTGATGCCCCGCGTTTCCTGCGATCCTCACTGGTTGTTGCCGTTATTGTACTCTCATTGTCAGCTTACCGTCTGTTGCGGGTACGACCGGTGCCGGGCCAACTGCCGGGCAAGGATGAAATTGAAGAGCTGACACCTATTGTTTTTCATGCCCGGGAAACACAGAGTCATCTTGCCCTTTTAGGGGATAAAACCATTTTGTGGGGCCAAAACAGGGAATCCTTTCTGATGTACGGCAGAACATCCAAATACTGGATTGCCATGGGAGATCCCGTGGGTGCCGTCCAGGACCAGGAAACACTGGTGTGGCAGTTCCGGGAACTTGCAGACCAGAACGGTGCCAAAATTGCATTTTATCAGGTTTCCAAAAACAATCTTCCCCTGTATCTTGATCTTGGGTTGGTCCTTATCAAACTTGGGGAGGAGGGGCGTGTGCCACTTCAGGAATTTGATCTGAAAGGCGGCAAACGCTCCGGGCTTCGCCAGACAAACAACAAATTCACCAAGCTTAACCTGAATTTCAACATCCTGGAACCGGATGGGGTTAAAAACCGCATGGCTGAGCTGCAACAGGTATCCGAAGCCTGGCTGAACACAAAGAACACCGAAGAAAAAGGCTTTTCCCTTGGATTCTTTTCTGAAGACTACCTGTGCCGTACCCGGTGCGGGGTGATCACCAGGGACGATGAAATTATTGCCTTTGCCAACCTGTGGGAAACCAGCGGCAAGGAAGAAATCTCCATTGACCTGATGCGCTATACGCCGGATTCACCCGGGGGAATCATGGAGTACCTTTTTATTCAGCTTATGTTATGGGGCAAGACCCAGGATTACCAGTGGTTCAACCTTGGCATGTCTCCCCTTTCCGGTCTTGAGAAACACCCCCTGGCACCCCTGTGGCACAAAATCGGTAATGCAATTTTCAAATATGGTGATAACTTCTATAATTTTGAAGGTCTCCACGCCTACAAGGAAAAATTCGACCCGGTCTGGCAGCCGCGTTACCTGGCAGCCCCGGCCTTAAAGACACCGTCCGTTCTGTTGAATGTCACCGGGATGATTGCCGGTGGATGGAAAGGGGTGTTCGTAAAATAA
- a CDS encoding FecR domain-containing protein: protein MLFIQFLVDNPIKQKQRIRSFWFAILVLFSMAPVIVCANPFNEKNITVTIIKNDTLVSICKKYLEQPNGWKTIARINGLVNPHLIFPGETLRIPSVLLKGIPIDGMVTFLKGRAMFQPPGGTDWTQLHMGDPVSQGTQLKTFMDSAVEITFEDGASFFLRPETTISLETARKKDPSCFIRKLFMPAGRTLLNIKKSTGTESRIEIRTPSAVSAARGTQFRVSADDDEVTRTEVLGGIVGVEAMGRDVRLDRGEGTWVKKGEVPRAPIALLPPPSLVTLKALYQVLPSQFTLTPVDNATSYRVMLSTDSVSKNVVAMAKVGISRAVFLENLEDGIYYCQALSIDGVGLEGLPSQPKAFEIRVNPLPPFIQKPLDGQEFRQGSVSLEWLSVTDAVAYEIQVAKDPGFKDLFMDVDGISETRKKIYLDDFADYYFRVRSIARDQFKGVWSDTIGFVFLEPPKAPPVDTPQMDESKVNIRWQNLGPEIFYHFQMATDPLFKEIIRDSITKESYIVFERPEKSGVYHVRISAIDSQGYEGQFTSPQNFQIKGSPYWKIGAVVSWAVIALIIVF, encoded by the coding sequence ATGCTTTTTATTCAATTTCTTGTGGATAACCCGATCAAACAAAAACAAAGGATCCGATCGTTCTGGTTTGCCATTCTTGTCCTTTTTTCCATGGCACCCGTCATTGTCTGTGCAAATCCATTCAACGAAAAAAACATTACGGTTACAATTATAAAAAATGACACCCTGGTTTCTATTTGTAAAAAATACCTTGAACAGCCCAATGGGTGGAAAACAATTGCCAGGATCAATGGTTTGGTTAATCCCCACCTGATTTTTCCCGGTGAAACCTTACGGATTCCTTCTGTTTTATTGAAAGGGATACCCATTGACGGGATGGTGACCTTTTTAAAGGGAAGGGCAATGTTTCAACCGCCCGGTGGAACGGATTGGACCCAACTTCACATGGGTGATCCAGTAAGCCAGGGCACGCAGCTTAAAACCTTCATGGACAGTGCCGTTGAGATTACATTTGAAGATGGCGCTTCTTTCTTTCTCAGGCCTGAAACAACCATCAGCCTCGAGACTGCCCGCAAAAAAGACCCCAGTTGTTTTATCCGGAAACTTTTCATGCCGGCGGGAAGAACATTGCTGAATATCAAAAAAAGCACCGGCACAGAGTCCCGCATTGAGATTCGCACGCCTTCGGCGGTCTCAGCAGCCCGGGGGACCCAGTTCCGGGTGTCGGCTGATGATGATGAGGTTACTCGGACAGAGGTGCTGGGAGGGATTGTCGGTGTAGAGGCAATGGGACGGGACGTCCGGCTGGATAGGGGAGAGGGAACCTGGGTAAAAAAAGGAGAGGTCCCGAGGGCGCCCATCGCGCTGCTTCCACCACCATCTCTTGTAACTTTAAAAGCTCTTTATCAAGTCCTGCCATCCCAATTTACATTAACGCCCGTTGACAATGCAACCTCGTATCGGGTGATGCTGTCAACCGATTCTGTTTCTAAAAATGTTGTAGCCATGGCAAAGGTTGGGATATCCAGGGCCGTTTTCCTGGAGAATCTGGAAGATGGCATCTACTATTGCCAGGCCCTGAGTATAGACGGTGTCGGCCTGGAAGGACTTCCATCACAGCCAAAGGCCTTTGAAATCCGGGTAAATCCCCTGCCGCCCTTCATTCAAAAGCCATTGGATGGCCAGGAATTCAGACAGGGCAGTGTCTCCCTGGAGTGGTTGAGTGTTACTGATGCAGTGGCCTATGAAATTCAAGTGGCAAAAGACCCAGGGTTCAAGGACCTTTTTATGGATGTTGATGGAATCTCAGAAACCCGGAAAAAAATTTATTTGGATGATTTTGCTGACTACTATTTCAGAGTAAGATCCATTGCCCGGGATCAGTTCAAGGGTGTCTGGTCCGATACCATTGGGTTTGTTTTTCTTGAGCCACCCAAGGCTCCGCCGGTGGATACACCGCAAATGGACGAATCAAAGGTTAACATTCGATGGCAAAATCTTGGGCCGGAGATTTTCTACCATTTTCAGATGGCAACAGATCCCCTGTTCAAAGAAATCATTAGGGACAGCATAACCAAAGAATCATACATCGTTTTTGAAAGACCCGAAAAATCAGGCGTATACCATGTCCGGATCAGCGCAATTGATAGCCAGGGGTATGAAGGGCAATTTACATCCCCCCAGAATTTTCAAATAAAAGGTTCTCCATATTGGAAAATAGGTGCTGTTGTTTCCTGGGCAGTGATTGCTTTGATCATTGTTTTTTAA